In Montipora foliosa isolate CH-2021 chromosome 9, ASM3666993v2, whole genome shotgun sequence, the DNA window ACATCGCAATTCAATTCACTAATGAAGTTATCATCATTCAAAAGTGAACGGTTAAACTTCCAAAAACCAGGGCCTTTAGCCTCTTTGCCTATATATATCAGTACGAACGAGGTCTATAGCAGCGTGATCTGTTTTAATGGCCGGGATTATATTGGTTGATTTGATAAAATCTTTAAGACCGTTAGAAATTAACCAATAGTCCAAACGACAGAATATCATAGGTAAATTTTCACTCCATGTATAACCTTTAGTTTCGGGATTTTTTGTCCTCCAAATATCTATTAGATCAAGTTCACTTTGCATACACAAAATACTTTCTATGACAGCTCGCTTAGGTGTCATGACACCTCCTTttttgtcaagcaaagggtttAGAGAACAATTGAAATCACCACCTACAATAATATATTCCTCACTGTCTATATTTCCGTCCCGAAAAACTTTCAGTATGTTTCGAAAAAATACAGTGAGATCTTTATCTTTATTCGGTGCATAAATATTTGTTAGAATATATGATTTGTCTCCAACTTCCACCTTCAGAATAAGATAGCGCCCTGAGGGGTCCACGATTGTAGAGTGAATTATGCAATCAACACCATTTTTAATAAGTACTGCAACGCCTCCTGAGTTCGAGCTCCCGTGAGAACAGAGTAATTTTCCACCCCATTCATTTCTCCATTgtgttttcatttctttctttgaatGCGTCTCTTGTAAAAACACAAAATCGGCGTTTTTTCTGCGACACCATGAAAAAATTTTCCTGCGCTTTTGGAAATTATTAATCCCTCTCACGTTCAAAGAAACCAGCTTGAATATATTAGCACTCAttcagagaagaaaaaaaatacggGAAAGGATCTGACTATCACAGTGAATGAGCTAAAATTGGAGGGTGAGGATTGCAAAGGAAACTGTAAATGacataaatatattttccaaaggATGAGAAACCGACTCGCTTTTATACCTGGAATTGCTTGAGAATTGAGCCAAAACATGCAGATTGCTAGACTATCATATATCGATGGAACTGACAGGAAATAGCCGAAGTTACCGGACACTGAAGTATAAATGGACAATAACATAGAAACtataaaggctggtttccatatagtCGTCCCTGTCGCTAGAATCGTCTCTGTCGCTTGAAAAGAGCTTCCCGTGGTGAAAAACGACAGACGCGATAGAAGCGATTCTTGCGATACCTTGGTTTCCATTAAATCGTTTCTATCGGATCAAACGGTAAAAAAGactggcactaggattttttttgccgacgtaatcaaaattaaaatggcgGCAGTCAATcgaagaagaagacttttggCTTGTTATTTGCTTCTCCGTGTTATTttgcgaagaagaagagagagagaacaTCGAAAAAAGCATCGGTTTTGGGTTCGGCCGATATTCCAGAGGAGAGAACGTCTTGGAATCTTCCATACACTCGTTCAAGAGATGAAAGACGAAGATCGCGAGTATTACTACAAGTAAGTTGAGATTTTAACCACAATTAACTATTTTTTAACGTTAGATTACATTACGTTGTACTGTTTTTATAAGCGCTTAATACTCCCCGAGGACTTCTATTTCGCTTTTCGCATAGAAACATGTGGAAATTCTGTGAATATTTTTGATGTGTATGAGTGTATGGTGGACTCATGATACTGACTAGGATaacttacctttttactttctttttttattcatgCATTATTAAAAGTTTTAATTCAATTTTGCATTGGTATTCGACAGATTGTATTTTTTAAGTATTCCAATAATATGGGCTATAGTGAAATGTGTGTTTTGTTGTTGACTGTATAAAACCTCTGCCAATGCTTTGAAACTTTCATCACACAGACTACTGACCATAGAGAGCTTTGGGTGCTTTAGATTGTTAGATATGATTTGAATTGTCACCTTTCCTGTGTTTTTCAGATTTACAAGGATGTCTCCTGAGAGGTTCCAGCATCTCCTTGGGCTTGTTGGGCCACTGataacaaaaaaaccatgtCGTTCCAGAGAAGTAATCACACCTCAAGAGAGACTAATGGTCACTCTGAGGTACCTGGCAGAGGGAGAGGCCCAACAAAGCCAGGCTTTCAATTTCCGCATGGGAAAAACAACAGTGTCCAACATTGTTAGAGAAACCTGTGAGGCAATTTGGACAGCACTCAACCCGACATACCTCAAGACCCCAAAATCTTCTGAAGAGTGGAAGAAAATAGCAGATGGTTTCGAAGAAGAATGGAATTTCCCTCATTGTCTCGGGTCAATTGATGGCAAACACATTATGATTGAATGCCCCAAGAATGCAGGGTCTGCATACTACAACTATAAAAATTTTCACTCAATAGTACTTCTTGCAATTTGTGATGCAAACTATTGCTTCACTTTTGTTGATATTGGGGATTATGGGAGTACAAATGATGCAAGTGTACTGTCGAATTCAGCCTTTGGTCAGGCATTTGACAAGGGTCCAGAAACTTTGAAAACACCCATTCCCTGTAATTACAAAAATGTTGACAACCTTCCATTTGTACTTATTGGAGATGACATTTTTCCTCAGAAGAGTTGGCTGATGAAACCATTTCCTGGTAAAGGACTGGCTGAGCACCAGCGAGTTTACAATTATAGGCTGTCAAGAGCTAGAAGAACAATTGAGAATGCTTTTGGCATTCTGTCTGCCAAATGGCGAATTTTTAGGAAGCCAATCAAAGCAAATGTTGATTTGGttgataaaataaccaaggcTACAGTGTGTCTGCATAACTACCTTCGTCTTACAGACAATGCAACATACACACCAGCTGGATTCATTGACAGTGAAGATAGTACTGGCAACATTTTACCTGGAGACTGGCGCAATATTGGTACAGATGGGAATGGAGGATTGAATGCAATTGGCCGTATTGGTGGTAACAGATATTCAGTTGAAGCAAGTGATGCTAGAGATGCATTTAAAGATTACTTTAACAGTGCTGATGGTGAAGCTGATTGTCCATGGCAGCTGCAATATGTAAGAAGCTGTGGGACTGTGCAAAATTAGAAGAAGAGACTGGAAACTTTGTAGAACTTCAGTTGTAATGAATTTCATATTACTTGGCATTTTCTACTTGTTAGACTGTGTAGGGTAACACCTTCTTGATATAAGCATAGGTATCTAGATTCAAGTCATTAATCCAGTGAAAACATGTGACAGTCCCCTTAACAGGTTAAATGGCTATTTAtttctgtaaataaataaataaataaatatatatatatatatatatatatatatatatatacatatatatatatatatgacgtAAAAAACAAACAGACTACGGGTCTATCCCTACAACCACGAAACAGGTTTGCAGGGATGCATGCATAATCTAATTGATTCTTACCTCATAATATATATTCTGTAAAATTAATATGAAATTTTTCAAGCTATTGTGAGGTGGTGTGGGATAACATGCAAATTAACCATCCAGAGGCTGACACTTGTAATTTTCTCCTGCAATTGGTGAATTGGCGTACCATACCACATCACCCGACAATAGCCTGAACATTTGAATATTTACAGAAATAAATTTGCACCTGTCCATACCTTTACATTGTAGAAACAGTAACTAGAATTATTGGGAAAATAATCTTGTGTATAGTATACATGTATCTTTATAAAAAATAGCATATCTTGGTATCTCAGTCTGTTTATGCTGTCATATATTTCAATCTCTGCCAACAATGTTCATACATGTAGAAACAGTTATAATAGAGGGTAAAAATTGATGATTTGTATGAACTATACAATCAAAACTCTAAACCTAACATTATAGTGATTGTAGGTTTGGGGTGCAATCAGAACTACAAGGATGATGCCCATACTGTGGTTGATAGTCTGTGTGATTACAGCCCATATGCATTGGGTTGACTGGAGCAGGAAACTGTTGTGCTGGTGCAAATTCTGCTTGGAACATTATCTGTTCTAGTTGAATCCTCACAAACGCCTTTGCTCTTTCTGGGAGTTTTTTAAGTCTTTTTGCAAAGCTCCTTGCAAAAAGCATttcttcatcatcgtcatcaacaGATGGAGTCTTTTCTGATGGTTCTTGCAAGAGTTCTTGTGCAATTTGCATCATTGCCAGATCAATGTCTTCTTTTGTGCTACCTTTTTGGCGATTAGCTGCTGCCCATGAACGCTTTGTTGTCTTCAATGCAGATGCCGTTGGTTTCTTTGGGTTTACCACCTCTGCCACTTCGTTTGCATTAGTAGGCGATTgatttgaacttgaacttggcCTTGACTCAGAAGACGCAGGCGAATCGGCTGAGCCTTGCTCTGTATCGTCGATATTGTCATGGCTTTGGGTCGAGCTTGAGCTGTTGTTCATTTGGACGTTTTCTTGGAGTTGCGAAGCTTCTTCCTCGTCGCTGTCATGATTTGACCAGTTAGACGCACTTTTTCTGTGGCTTATGTGTTGATCGAGCCATTGTAGGTTTGCAAACTCCCCAGTCTTTGGAACAGCGTCCCTTCCCGACCCAGAAGGAACGCTTTTCACTTTCTTCAGATAGCGTGTATAACTAGTGCGAATGTTCTTGTACTTCTTTTCGGCTTCCTCTGCAGTAAGACCGAATTTCTGGCCAGTCGTTTCCCAGGCGTTTTCTCTGGTTCTTCTGTTCTT includes these proteins:
- the LOC137971744 gene encoding uncharacterized protein, with amino-acid sequence MAAVNRRRRLLACYLLLRVILRRRREREHRKKHRFWVRPIFQRRERLGIFHTLVQEMKDEDREYYYKFTRMSPERFQHLLGLVGPLITKKPCRSREVITPQERLMVTLRYLAEGEAQQSQAFNFRMGKTTVSNIVRETCEAIWTALNPTYLKTPKSSEEWKKIADGFEEEWNFPHCLGSIDGKHIMIECPKNAGSAYYNYKNFHSIVLLAICDANYCFTFVDIGDYGSTNDASVLSNSAFGQAFDKGPETLKTPIPCNYKNVDNLPFVLIGDDIFPQKSWLMKPFPGKGLAEHQRVYNYRLSRARRTIENAFGILSAKWRIFRKPIKANVDLVDKITKATVCLHNYLRLTDNATYTPAGFIDSEDSTGNILPGDWRNIGTDGNGGLNAIGRIGGNRYSVEASDARDAFKDYFNSADGEADCPWQLQYVRSCGTVQN
- the LOC137971746 gene encoding uncharacterized protein; translated protein: MAASNANNTSTFMEEIQRYECLYNKFSKAYKNRRTRENAWETTGQKFGLTAEEAEKKYKNIRTSYTRYLKKVKSVPSGSGRDAVPKTGEFANLQWLDQHISHRKSASNWSNHDSDEEEASQLQENVQMNNSSSSTQSHDNIDDTEQGSADSPASSESRPSSSSNQSPTNANEVAEVVNPKKPTASALKTTKRSWAAANRQKGSTKEDIDLAMMQIAQELLQEPSEKTPSVDDDDEEMLFARSFAKRLKKLPERAKAFVRIQLEQIMFQAEFAPAQQFPAPVNPMHMGCNHTDYQPQYGHHPCSSDCTPNLQSL